Proteins encoded by one window of Kribbella italica:
- the glmU gene encoding bifunctional UDP-N-acetylglucosamine diphosphorylase/glucosamine-1-phosphate N-acetyltransferase GlmU translates to MTSHRPATVIVMAAGQGTRMKSATPKVLHELGGRSLVGHAVVTARALAPEHLVVVVGTGREQVEAHLTEVDAGVRTAVQEQQLGTGDAVRAGLTAVPADFDGTVVVISGDVPLLAAETLLELISEHDKQGNAVTVLTARVPDPTGYGRILPGPDGTVAGIVEHKDATPEQRQIDEINAGIYAFDAATLRDGLSRLTTDNAQGELYLTDVLAIARGDGKRVGAWVIEDAMQTEGVNDRVQLATLRAELNRRTLDTLMRSGVTIVDPSTTWVDGTVELDQDVTLLPNTQLHGATTVASGAVIGPDTTLTDVQVGEGASIIRTHGSGARIGAGASVGPFAYLRPGTSLGVKGKIGTFVETKNTTIADGAKVPHLSYAGDATIGEGANIGAGTIFANYDGVHKHRTTVGRYSFLGSNSVLVAPVDIADGAYIAAGSAIDQPVGPGEIAVARGRQRNIKGWVARRRAGTKTAKAAEDALAGTPSAESPATAPAAGGSGEQTAAPGDPGARSAEVRSADGASGDTGEKA, encoded by the coding sequence GTGACTTCCCACCGTCCTGCGACGGTCATCGTGATGGCCGCCGGTCAGGGGACCCGGATGAAATCCGCGACCCCCAAGGTCCTGCACGAGCTCGGCGGGCGCAGCCTCGTCGGGCACGCGGTCGTCACCGCGCGTGCACTCGCGCCCGAGCATCTCGTCGTCGTGGTCGGCACCGGCCGTGAGCAGGTCGAGGCGCACCTGACCGAGGTCGACGCCGGCGTCCGGACCGCCGTCCAGGAGCAGCAGCTCGGGACCGGCGACGCCGTCCGGGCCGGCCTGACCGCCGTACCGGCCGACTTCGACGGGACGGTCGTGGTCATCTCCGGCGACGTCCCGCTGCTGGCTGCCGAGACGCTCCTGGAGCTGATCAGCGAGCACGACAAGCAGGGCAACGCTGTGACGGTGCTCACCGCGCGCGTGCCCGACCCGACCGGGTACGGCCGGATCCTGCCGGGTCCCGACGGCACGGTCGCGGGCATCGTCGAGCACAAGGACGCCACCCCCGAGCAGCGCCAGATCGACGAGATCAACGCCGGGATCTACGCCTTCGACGCGGCCACGCTGCGCGACGGGCTGAGCCGGCTGACCACGGACAACGCGCAGGGCGAGCTGTACCTGACCGATGTCCTGGCCATCGCTCGCGGCGACGGCAAGCGGGTCGGTGCCTGGGTGATCGAGGACGCGATGCAGACCGAGGGCGTGAACGACCGCGTCCAGCTGGCCACGCTGCGCGCCGAGCTGAACCGGCGCACCCTCGACACCCTGATGCGCTCCGGCGTCACGATCGTCGACCCGAGTACGACGTGGGTCGACGGGACCGTCGAGCTGGACCAGGACGTCACCCTGCTGCCGAACACGCAGCTCCACGGCGCGACCACGGTGGCCAGCGGGGCCGTGATCGGCCCGGACACCACACTGACCGACGTACAGGTCGGTGAGGGCGCCTCGATCATCCGGACGCACGGGTCCGGCGCGCGGATCGGCGCGGGCGCCTCGGTCGGTCCGTTCGCGTACCTGCGGCCCGGGACGTCGCTCGGCGTGAAGGGCAAGATCGGCACCTTCGTCGAGACCAAGAACACGACGATCGCCGACGGCGCGAAGGTCCCGCACCTGTCGTACGCCGGGGACGCGACGATCGGTGAGGGCGCGAACATCGGCGCCGGCACGATCTTCGCCAACTACGACGGTGTGCACAAGCACCGCACCACCGTCGGGCGCTACTCCTTCCTCGGCAGCAACTCGGTGCTGGTCGCGCCGGTCGACATCGCCGACGGCGCGTACATCGCGGCCGGGTCCGCGATCGACCAGCCGGTCGGCCCCGGCGAGATCGCGGTCGCCCGCGGGCGGCAGCGCAACATCAAGGGCTGGGTCGCGCGCAGGCGGGCCGGGACGAAGACGGCGAAGGCAGCCGAGGACGCGCTGGCCGGTACGCCGTCCGCGGAGTCCCCGGCGACCGCGCCGGCGGCCGGTGGATCCGGCGAGCAGACGGCGGCTCCGGGAGATCCGGGAGCGCGCAGCGCCGAGGTGCGGTCGGCCGACGGTGCCTCAGGCGACACTGGCGAGAAGGCGTAA